In a single window of the Neoarius graeffei isolate fNeoGra1 chromosome 28, fNeoGra1.pri, whole genome shotgun sequence genome:
- the dlb gene encoding delta-like protein B, which translates to MARLHLHFHLSLLSLSLLLPLVASSGVFELKVHSFSTTRRFCRRTRDCNIFFRICLKHSEDVISADPPCTFGTGQTGVMRAEPGAISNSAAIRVPFHFKWPGTFSLVIEAWNAESPKEHAEYTENQNNLISRLATRRRLAIGEDWSQDVHFGEQSELRYSYHVFCDEFYYRDACSDYCRPRDDTLGHYTCDENGNKQCLDGWQGEYCSDPICSADCSDRHGYCEAPGECKCRLGWQGPSCSECVRHPGCLHGTCTQPWQCVCKEGWGGLFCNQDLNYCTNHRPCANGATCTNTGQGSYTCTCRPGYGGTDCELEINECDCNPCKNGGSCNDLENDYSCTCPQGFYGKNCEIVAMTCADDPCFNGGTCEERFTGGYVCRCPPAYTGSNCEKKLDRCSHKPCANGGECVDVGSGVLCRCRPGFAGPRCTVNMDDCARSPCQNSGTCVDGVNDYTCSCTLGFMGKNCSVRADACLSHACLHGGTCYTHFSGPVCQCVPGFMGPSCEFPVLDRAGLERAASRSSRGSSPSTVAALCVLGVLAACLGVCVSVVFLRRRRQRLRRQQLCDSVFNDLETVNNLERQHYPYEREFLSRAVSQVKPSNTEARLSCSLAPGHTLPAGRDFLWSAGGVGMR; encoded by the exons ATGGCACGTCTCCATCTTCATTTCCATCTGTCtctcctgtctctgtctctcctgCTTCCCCTG GTTGCCTCCTCAGGAGTGTTTGAGCTGAAGGTGCACTCTTTCAGCACCACACGCCGCTTCTGCAGGAGAACCCGTGACTGTAATATCTTTTTCCGTATCTGCCTCAAGCACTCAGAGGACGTGATCTCCGCCGACCCGCCCTGCACCTTCGGTACCGGGCAGACCGGAGTGATGCGCGCCGAACCAGGAGCCATCTCCAACAGCGCCGCCATCCGAGTGCCCTTCCACTTCAAGTGGCCG GGAACTTTTTCTTTGGTTATTGAAGCCTGGAATGCAGAGTCACCCAAAGAGCACGCTGAGTACACAG agaaCCAGAACAACCTGATCAGCCGTTTAGCGACACGGCGACGTTTAGCCATCGGCGAGGACTGGTCTCAGGACGTGCACTTCGGTGAGCAGAGTGAGCTTCGCTACTCGTACCACGTGTTCTGTGACGAGTTTTACTACAGAGACGCGTGTTCAGATTACTGCCGGCCACGTGATGACACACTTGGGCACTACACGTGCGACGAGAACGGCAACAAACAGTGTCTGGATGGCTGGCAGGGGGAATACTGCTCCGATC CCATCTGCTCGGCGGACTGCAGCGATCGTCACGGTTACTGCGAGGCCCCTGGTGAGTGTAAGTGTCGTCTGGGGTGGCAGGGCCCGTCCTGCAGCGAGTGTGTGCGCCACCCCGGCTGTCTGCATGGCACCTGCACGCAGCCttggcagtgtgtgtgtaaggaAGGATGGGGAGGTCTCTTCTGCAACCAGGACCTGAACTACTGCACCAACCACCGGCCCTGCGCTAATGGAGCCACCTGCACCAACACGGGTCAGGGCAGCTACACCTGCACCTGCAGGCCAGGGTACGGCGGCACCGACTGCGAGCTCGAGATCAACGAGTGCGACTGCAACCCCTGTAAGAACGGCGGCAGCTGCAAT GATCTGGAGAATGATTACTCGTGTACGTGCCCTCAGGGCTtctatgggaaaaactgtgagatTGTAGCAATGACGTGTGCAGATGATCCGTGCTTTAACGGAGGAACGTGCGAGGAACGTTTCACTGGGGGCTACGTGTGCCGCTGCCCCCCAGCATACACTGGCTCCAACTGTGAGAAGAAACTGGACCGCTGCAGCCACAAACCCTGCGCCAACG gTGGCGAGTGTGTAGATGTGGGCTCAGGGGTGCTGTGTCGGTGTCGCCCGGGATTCGCCGGGCCGCGCTGCACCGTTAACATGGACGACTGTGCACGCTCTCCATGTCAGAACTCGGGCACGTGCGTAGATGGTGTGAATGATTACACGTGCTCGTGCACGCTTGGATTCATGGGGAAGAACTGCAGCGTGCGTGCCGATGCCTGTCTCTCACACGCCTGCCTGCACGGCGGTACCTGCTATACACACTTCTCAGGCCCCGTGTGCCAGTGTGTGCCTGGATTCATGGGTCCCAGCTGTGAGTTCCCCGTGCTGGACAGGGCCGGTCTGGAGCGGGCAGCGTCACGCAGCTCTCGAGGCTCCTCCCCTTCTACAGTGGCAGCGCTGTGCGTGCTGGGCGTACTGGCAGCCTgcctgggtgtgtgtgtatctgtggtgTTCTTGAGGCGCAGGAGGCAGCGTCTGCGCAGACAGCAGCTCTGCGACTCCGTCTTCAACGACCTCGAGACGGTCAACAATCTTGAGCGGCAGCACTACCCCTACGAACGGGAATTCCTGTCCAGAGCTGTCAGTCAGGTGAAGCCGAGCAACACCGAGGCCAGGCTCAGCTGCTCATTGGCTCCTGGGCACACTCTTCCTGCCGGGCGGGACTTCCTGTGGAGCGCTGGAGGGGTGGGGATGAgataa